The Cellulomonas fulva genome includes a window with the following:
- a CDS encoding glutathione S-transferase family protein translates to MSERTDQAHDRPGVYSVPGQDYDRDTRYITTRITADGRDGYPVEPGRYRLVVARACPWANRAIIVRRLLGLEPVLSMGVCGPTHDERSWTFDLDPGGVDPVLGIPRIRDAYLARDPHYPRGITVPAVVDVPTGQVVTNDFAQITLDLETQWTAFHRPGAPDLYPEDRREEIDEVAELVYRDVNNGVYRCGFAGTQASYERAYHRLFERLDWLSDRLRGQRYLVGDTLTEADVRLFTTLARFDAVYHGHFKANRNKLSELPVLWAYARDLFQTPGFGDTIDFAHIKAHYYLVHTDLNPSGIVPAGPDLSGWWAPHHREELGGRPFGDGTPPGPVADGERVPDEHAAPRP, encoded by the coding sequence ATGAGCGAGCGCACCGACCAGGCCCACGACCGACCCGGCGTGTACTCCGTTCCGGGTCAGGACTACGACCGCGACACCCGCTACATCACCACGCGGATCACCGCCGACGGCCGCGACGGCTACCCCGTGGAGCCGGGCCGCTACCGGCTCGTCGTCGCCCGTGCGTGCCCGTGGGCGAACCGCGCGATCATCGTGCGCCGCCTGCTGGGCCTCGAGCCGGTGCTGTCGATGGGCGTCTGCGGCCCCACGCACGACGAGCGCTCGTGGACGTTCGACCTCGACCCCGGCGGCGTCGACCCGGTGCTGGGCATCCCCCGCATCCGCGACGCGTACCTCGCTCGCGACCCGCACTACCCGCGCGGCATCACGGTGCCGGCGGTCGTCGACGTCCCGACCGGCCAGGTGGTGACCAACGACTTCGCGCAGATCACGCTGGACCTCGAGACGCAGTGGACCGCGTTCCACCGGCCCGGCGCGCCGGACCTGTACCCCGAGGACCGCCGCGAGGAGATCGACGAGGTCGCCGAGCTCGTCTACCGCGACGTCAACAACGGCGTGTACCGCTGCGGCTTCGCCGGCACGCAGGCGTCCTACGAGCGCGCGTACCACCGGCTGTTCGAGCGGCTCGACTGGCTGAGCGACCGCCTGCGCGGGCAGCGCTACCTCGTCGGCGACACCCTCACCGAGGCCGACGTGCGGCTGTTCACCACGCTCGCGCGGTTCGACGCGGTCTACCACGGCCACTTCAAGGCGAACCGGAACAAGCTCAGCGAGCTGCCGGTCCTGTGGGCCTACGCGCGCGACCTGTTCCAGACGCCCGGCTTCGGCGACACGATCGACTTCGCCCACATCAAGGCGCACTACTACCTGGTGCACACCGACCTGAACCCGAGCGGCATCGTCCCCGCGGGCCCGGACCTGAGCGGCTGGTGGGCCCCGCACCACCGCGAGGAGCTGGGCGGCCGGCCGTTCGGCGACGGCACCCCGCCGGGTCCCGTCGCGGACGGCGAGCGCGTGCCCGACGAGCACGCCGCACCTCGTCCCTGA
- a CDS encoding metallophosphoesterase, producing the protein MTEPAPAPPSRTGARSPWVWRLVLVALAVVVALTVGVTTARTENSFGPHLAQYATTSDGTVTVDLGPLGTLEVDSPLPASLGVRVTVQEIPASFTELSDSATLAALSGDLQRYVQFFSAPQTTVGDVTRALVVDAAQRALVTFLLLVAAWWVLRLLLGRQRRHELADDVAPYRGRIAVGLVLALVVASVATSSLGPQSRPDDSQPVSHVFDGTALEGARVTGRLGGVIDTYGAKALAAYRTNQDFYARADASLAAAWDAQAAAQAAQPPVAAPSTSEATLEPTLEPTLEPTGEPTGEPSSEPTLAGSLPGAPTGPPTGVPTSTPTSTPRGAPSEGPTSTPTATATPDDELVVAVVVSDLHCNVGMAPLITTLAERAGADLVLDAGDTTMNGTAVEQYCVSTFAAAVPDGVELVTSPGNHDSAETSRMYRRAGAQVLDGEVVEVDGLRILGDNDPNETRVGVGTTAGDETATEAADRLAASACAARDDDGEDGVDLLLIHTPEVGKATLDAGCAPAQVSGHLHRRYGPEQVGEGIRYISSSTAGATLGQPTVGPLHGTAEMTVLRWDPATRLVRDYQLVQVGTDAGAQVGPRTPWPAVVTAPVVPTVPGAPEVS; encoded by the coding sequence ATGACGGAACCAGCCCCCGCCCCCCCGTCGCGCACCGGTGCGCGCAGCCCGTGGGTGTGGCGGCTCGTGCTGGTGGCGCTCGCGGTCGTCGTCGCGCTCACCGTCGGCGTGACCACGGCGCGGACCGAGAACAGCTTCGGGCCGCACCTGGCCCAGTACGCCACCACGAGCGACGGCACGGTCACGGTCGACCTCGGCCCGCTCGGCACGCTCGAGGTGGACTCGCCCCTGCCAGCGTCGCTCGGGGTGCGCGTGACGGTGCAGGAGATCCCCGCGTCCTTCACGGAGCTGAGCGACTCCGCCACGCTGGCGGCGCTGTCCGGGGACCTGCAGCGCTACGTGCAGTTCTTCTCCGCGCCGCAGACGACGGTGGGCGACGTGACCCGCGCGCTCGTCGTCGACGCCGCGCAGCGCGCGCTCGTGACCTTCCTCCTGCTGGTCGCGGCGTGGTGGGTGCTGCGGCTGCTGCTGGGGAGGCAGCGGCGCCACGAGCTCGCCGACGACGTCGCGCCCTACCGCGGCCGCATCGCGGTGGGCCTGGTGCTCGCGCTCGTCGTGGCGTCGGTCGCCACCTCGAGCCTCGGCCCGCAGTCGCGACCCGACGACTCGCAGCCCGTCTCGCACGTGTTCGACGGGACCGCGCTCGAGGGGGCGCGGGTCACGGGCCGCCTCGGCGGCGTCATCGACACGTACGGGGCGAAGGCGCTCGCGGCGTACCGGACCAACCAGGACTTCTACGCGCGGGCGGACGCGTCCCTCGCCGCCGCCTGGGACGCGCAGGCGGCGGCGCAGGCCGCCCAGCCGCCGGTGGCGGCGCCGTCCACGTCCGAGGCCACCCTCGAGCCCACCCTCGAGCCCACCCTCGAGCCCACCGGCGAACCCACCGGCGAGCCGAGCTCGGAGCCGACCCTCGCCGGCAGCCTGCCCGGAGCGCCGACCGGTCCGCCGACGGGAGTGCCGACCAGCACGCCGACCAGCACGCCGCGCGGCGCACCGAGCGAGGGCCCGACGAGCACGCCGACCGCCACCGCGACCCCCGACGACGAGCTCGTGGTCGCCGTCGTCGTGTCCGACCTGCACTGCAACGTCGGGATGGCCCCGCTGATCACGACCCTGGCGGAGCGCGCGGGCGCGGACCTGGTGCTCGACGCGGGCGACACGACGATGAACGGCACGGCGGTCGAGCAGTACTGCGTCTCGACGTTCGCGGCGGCCGTGCCCGACGGGGTCGAGCTGGTGACCTCGCCCGGCAACCACGACTCCGCGGAGACGTCGCGCATGTACCGGCGTGCGGGCGCGCAGGTGCTCGACGGCGAGGTCGTCGAGGTCGACGGGCTGCGCATCCTGGGGGACAACGACCCCAACGAGACGCGTGTGGGCGTGGGCACCACCGCGGGCGACGAGACGGCCACGGAGGCCGCCGACCGCCTGGCGGCCTCGGCGTGCGCCGCCCGGGACGACGACGGCGAGGACGGCGTCGACCTCCTGCTCATCCACACGCCCGAGGTCGGGAAGGCGACGCTCGACGCGGGCTGCGCGCCCGCGCAGGTCTCCGGTCACCTGCACCGCCGGTACGGGCCGGAGCAGGTGGGCGAGGGCATCCGGTACATCAGCAGCAGCACGGCGGGGGCCACGCTCGGCCAGCCGACGGTCGGCCCGCTGCACGGCACCGCCGAGATGACCGTGCTGCGCTGGGACCCGGCCACCCGCCTGGTCCGCGACTACCAGCTGGTCCAGGTGGGGACGGACGCGGGCGCGCAGGTCGGGCCGCGCACGCCGTGGCCGGCGGTCGTCACCGCGCCCGTGGTGCCGACGGTGCCGGGCGCACCCGAGGTGAGCTGA